A single genomic interval of Helianthus annuus cultivar XRQ/B chromosome 13, HanXRQr2.0-SUNRISE, whole genome shotgun sequence harbors:
- the LOC110902025 gene encoding uncharacterized protein LOC110902025 produces MEGRFEEIHSTKGSFKPIFISVGHYTAWPELFKIHCKSYNVYDHLLPKDTSSSSSSDKDKDKEKPASTASWERLDSIVLQWIYGTVSTDLLHTILKPNTNAYVTWTTLTNIFQDNKATRIIDLNNKFANTRLDQFPSMTAYCQALKVIYDQLTNVGSPITEEQLVLQLLMGLTEQYEGTATIIQQTSPLPDFYETCSRLCMAESRKVNQARNAAQAAGTALVATSDGRTDTPRDQPWYDSSRSSDTSRDTTRGRGCGRGRGRGNTNRGRGHTSGSNNFSQAYPQWPFPYASWADPQATSL; encoded by the exons ATGGAGGGACGATTTGAG GAAATACACTCAACTAAAGGATCTTTTAAGCCAATATTCATTTCAGTTGGTCACTACACCGCTTGGCCCGAACTTTTCAAGATCCACTGTAAATCGTACAATGTTTACGATCATCTTCTTCCCAAGGacacttcttcttcttcctcctctgaTAAAGACAAAGATAAAGAAAAACCGGCGTCAACGGCTTCGTGGGAACGTCTAGACTCTATTGTTCTACAATGGATCTATGGAACGGTTTCCACCGATCTCCTTCATACTATCCTTAAACCCAACACCAATGCCTATGTGACGTGGACGACCCTCACTAACATCTTTCAGGATAATAAAGCTACCCGAATTATTGATTTGAATAATAAGTTCGCCAACACCAGACTTGACCAGTTTCCTTCCATGACTGCCTATTGTCAAGCTCTCAAAGTTATCTACGACCAACTCACTAACGTTGGCTCTCCCATCACCGAAGAACAGTTGGTGCTTCAGCTCCTAATGGGTCTCACGGAACAATACGAAGGCACGGCAACTATAATTCAACAAACCAGTCCCCTCCCAGACTTCTACGAGACATGCTCTCGTCTCTGCATGGCTGAATCTCGCAAGGTCAATCAAGCCCGCAACGCGGCACAAGCCGCGGGAACTGCTTTAGTTGCTACATCCGATGGTCGCACCGATACACCCCGCGACCAACCATGGTATGATTCTTCTCGCTCCTCGGACACTTCTCGGGACACCACTCGCGGACGTGGCTGTGGCCGCGGAAGAGGCCGCGGCAACACCAACAGAGGTCGTGGACACACCTCCGGCTCCAACAATTTCTCACAGGCATATCCACAGTGGCCCTTTCCTTATGCCTCATGGGCCGACCCACAAgccacttcgttgtag